In Clostridium sp. JN-1, one genomic interval encodes:
- the aspS gene encoding aspartate--tRNA ligase codes for MGESLRGLKRTIMCGKLRESNVDSKVTVMGWVQRKRNLGGLIFIDLRDRTGILQVVFGEEIDKDAFEKSDDVRSEYCIAVTGTIVKRQSPNKDLPTGMVELRGEYIKILSESETPPIYIKEGLDAAESVRLKYRYLDLRRPDMQKIFMTRHKTTKVIRDFMDENGFLEMETPVLGRSTPEGARDYLVPSRNFPGNFYALPQSPQLYKQLLMVSGYDRYFQIAKCFRDEDLRANRQPEFTQVDMELSFVEEDDVINLNEKLIQRVFKEIAGADVKLPIERMTYKTAMEKYGSDKPDLRFDMEINNLTDAVKDIDFKVFQNAIENGGSVRGIKVPESANMGRKQIDKLVDFVKTYGAKGLVWIANREDGVKSSIAKFLTEEQTNAILNKIEAKTGDLILIVADKNSVVFQSLGALRLNMAKKLGILENNKEFRFVWITEFPLLSYNEEEGRFEAEHHPFTMPMDEDIEYLDTDPGRVRAKAYDIVLNGEELGGGSIRIHNTALQEKMFKVIGISQEKAQEKFGYLLEAFKFGPPPHGGLAYGLDRMVMFLANTENIKDVIAFPKNQNAFCPLTKAPNTVDKSQLDELGINIK; via the coding sequence ATGGGTGAATCATTAAGAGGACTCAAAAGGACCATAATGTGCGGTAAACTTAGGGAATCTAACGTAGATAGTAAAGTTACCGTAATGGGTTGGGTTCAGAGAAAAAGAAATTTAGGTGGTCTTATATTCATAGATTTAAGAGATAGAACAGGCATACTTCAAGTAGTATTTGGAGAAGAAATAGATAAAGATGCTTTTGAAAAGTCAGATGATGTAAGGTCAGAATACTGTATAGCTGTTACAGGAACTATTGTAAAGAGACAATCTCCAAATAAGGATCTTCCAACAGGTATGGTAGAATTAAGAGGAGAATACATAAAGATATTATCAGAATCTGAAACTCCACCAATATACATAAAAGAAGGATTAGATGCTGCAGAAAGTGTAAGACTTAAATATAGATATCTAGATTTGAGAAGACCAGATATGCAGAAGATATTTATGACAAGACATAAAACCACAAAAGTAATTAGAGATTTTATGGATGAAAATGGCTTTCTTGAAATGGAAACACCAGTACTTGGCAGAAGTACTCCAGAAGGTGCTAGAGATTATCTCGTACCAAGCAGAAATTTTCCAGGAAATTTTTATGCTCTGCCGCAGTCACCTCAATTATATAAACAGCTTTTAATGGTATCTGGATATGATAGATACTTTCAAATAGCAAAGTGCTTTAGAGATGAAGATTTAAGGGCAAACAGACAGCCTGAATTTACACAAGTTGATATGGAACTTTCATTTGTAGAAGAAGACGATGTTATAAACTTAAATGAAAAACTTATACAAAGAGTATTTAAGGAAATAGCTGGAGCAGACGTAAAACTTCCAATTGAGAGAATGACATATAAAACTGCTATGGAGAAATATGGAAGCGATAAACCTGATTTAAGGTTTGATATGGAAATAAATAACTTAACAGATGCTGTAAAAGATATAGATTTTAAAGTATTTCAAAATGCCATTGAAAACGGTGGATCAGTACGTGGAATAAAGGTTCCGGAATCTGCTAATATGGGAAGAAAGCAAATTGATAAGTTAGTTGATTTTGTAAAGACATATGGAGCAAAAGGACTTGTATGGATAGCTAATAGAGAAGATGGAGTAAAATCTTCAATAGCTAAATTCTTAACTGAAGAACAAACTAATGCAATATTAAATAAAATTGAAGCAAAAACTGGAGATTTAATTTTAATAGTGGCAGATAAAAATAGTGTAGTATTCCAAAGCTTAGGTGCATTACGACTTAATATGGCAAAAAAATTAGGAATACTAGAAAATAATAAAGAATTTAGATTTGTATGGATAACTGAATTTCCACTTCTTTCATACAATGAAGAAGAAGGTAGATTTGAAGCAGAACATCATCCATTTACTATGCCAATGGATGAAGATATAGAGTATCTTGATACAGATCCAGGACGAGTTAGAGCAAAAGCTTATGACATAGTTTTAAATGGTGAAGAACTTGGAGGAGGAAGTATTAGAATACATAATACAGCTCTTCAAGAAAAGATGTTTAAAGTTATAGGAATTAGTCAAGAAAAAGCTCAAGAAAAGTTTGGATACTTATTGGAAGCATTTAAATTTGGTCCTCCACCTCACGGCGGACTTGCATATGGACTTGATAGAATGGTCATGTTCCTTGCAAATACTGAAAATATAAAAGATGTAATTGCTTTCCCTAAGAATCAAAATGCTTTTTGCCCATTAACTAAGGCACCTAATACAGTAGATAAATCTCAATTAGATGAACTTGGCATAAATATAAAATAA
- the hisS gene encoding histidine--tRNA ligase, with translation MSNIQAPKGTKDILPAESYKWQYLENKFKKIASSYGCREIRTPIFEHTELFQRGVGETTDVVQKEMYTFNDRAGRSITLKPEGTSPAVRAFVESSLYNEAQPTKLFYFTPVFRYENVQKGRLREHHQFGVEVFGSQAASLDAEIISLAMRVYKELGVKDIKLNINSIGCPKCRKKYNDALKKFLSDNYDKLCDTCKTRFEKNPMRILDCKVSSCKKIVKNAPVILDYICDECKAHFENLKKSLTAMGIGYEVDPLIVRGLDYYSKTVFEIIHKGITICGGGRYDYLIEEVGGPSMPAVGFGMGIERTILTLEENGIEIPKEPYIDLYIGSIGVDAKMEVLKIINRLREEGLKCECDHMNRSVKAEMKYANKIDVRFTLIIGDNELESGTAKLKRMEDGKQFEININDLREIAKIVNEN, from the coding sequence ATGAGTAATATACAAGCTCCGAAAGGTACTAAAGATATACTGCCAGCAGAATCATATAAGTGGCAGTACTTAGAAAATAAGTTTAAAAAAATAGCATCATCATATGGGTGCAGGGAAATAAGAACACCTATATTTGAACATACAGAATTATTTCAAAGAGGTGTTGGGGAAACAACAGATGTAGTACAAAAAGAAATGTATACTTTTAATGATAGGGCAGGAAGAAGTATAACTCTTAAGCCAGAAGGTACTTCACCTGCAGTAAGGGCATTTGTAGAAAGCAGCCTTTATAATGAAGCACAGCCAACAAAACTTTTTTATTTTACACCTGTATTTAGATATGAAAATGTTCAAAAAGGGAGACTTAGAGAACATCATCAATTTGGAGTAGAAGTATTTGGATCTCAAGCAGCTTCTCTAGATGCAGAGATAATAAGCCTTGCTATGAGAGTTTATAAGGAACTTGGAGTAAAGGATATTAAGCTCAACATAAACAGCATAGGATGTCCAAAGTGCAGGAAGAAATATAATGATGCTTTAAAGAAGTTCTTATCTGACAATTATGATAAGCTGTGTGATACATGTAAGACTAGATTTGAGAAGAATCCTATGAGAATACTTGATTGTAAGGTATCAAGTTGTAAAAAAATAGTAAAGAATGCTCCTGTCATACTTGATTATATTTGTGATGAATGTAAGGCACACTTTGAGAATTTAAAAAAATCCCTTACAGCTATGGGTATAGGATACGAAGTAGATCCACTTATTGTAAGAGGACTTGATTATTATAGTAAAACTGTATTTGAAATAATACATAAAGGAATTACAATATGCGGCGGGGGAAGGTATGATTACCTTATAGAGGAAGTTGGCGGTCCATCTATGCCAGCTGTTGGATTTGGTATGGGAATAGAAAGAACAATACTTACTCTTGAGGAAAATGGAATAGAAATACCAAAAGAACCTTATATAGATTTGTACATTGGATCAATTGGCGTGGATGCCAAGATGGAAGTCTTGAAGATTATAAACAGACTGAGAGAAGAAGGCTTAAAGTGTGAATGTGATCACATGAATAGAAGCGTAAAAGCAGAGATGAAGTATGCCAATAAAATAGATGTAAGATTTACTTTAATAATTGGTGATAATGAACTTGAGTCGGGTACTGCCAAGTTAAAGAGAATGGAAGATGGAAAACAGTTTGAAATAAACATAAATGATTTGAGAGAAATAGCTAAGATAGTAAATGAAAACTAG
- a CDS encoding coproporphyrinogen III oxidase encodes MNSLKTIVIKLNNMDFRYDVYQLFNIFYNFCNIEFSSENWNYSVDVLEDTVVISNGTNCKSFEFYKGLKIKQVVKKAVFEYLSAEKKKELPWGTLVGIRPSKIALELLKEGKDYNHIIDYFKYHYDTREDKAKLCIDIAKLESKFVNRDKKSISIYVGMPFCPSRCLYCSFASNPIDRCKKIVPKYLECLCNELTKTASYIKKMNLNVECIYFGGGTPTSINDEQFEKVMHQIYNSFVCKNQIKEFTVECGRPDSITLSKLESMKKYKVDRISINPQTMNDETLNLIGRRHSSKDVIDKFNMARNCGFNNINMDIIVGLPGENLNSIKKTCECIEKLDPDNLTVHGLSVKRGSRLHENMVNNVSFAVPDQHELNLMYEETINLSKKINMNPYYMYRQKNMVGNMENVGYAKCGKEGLYNIQMIEERQTIIACGADAVSKVVFLDENRIERHFNVKDVREYIKRVDEMIDKKVKLLNTLYKEEEIKYE; translated from the coding sequence ATGAATTCATTAAAGACAATTGTAATAAAACTTAATAATATGGACTTTAGATATGATGTTTATCAATTGTTCAATATCTTTTATAATTTTTGCAATATAGAATTTTCAAGTGAAAATTGGAACTACAGTGTTGATGTATTAGAAGACACTGTAGTTATTTCTAATGGAACCAATTGTAAAAGTTTTGAATTTTATAAAGGACTTAAAATCAAACAAGTTGTTAAAAAGGCAGTTTTTGAATACCTTTCAGCTGAAAAGAAAAAAGAACTTCCGTGGGGAACATTAGTTGGAATAAGACCAAGTAAGATAGCCCTTGAGCTCTTAAAAGAAGGAAAAGATTATAATCATATAATAGACTATTTTAAATATCACTATGATACAAGGGAAGATAAAGCAAAATTGTGTATTGATATAGCTAAATTAGAAAGTAAATTTGTAAATAGGGATAAGAAAAGTATCAGTATTTATGTTGGAATGCCATTTTGTCCTAGCAGATGTTTATATTGTTCATTTGCATCAAATCCAATTGACAGATGTAAAAAGATTGTTCCTAAATATTTGGAATGTCTATGTAATGAATTAACTAAGACAGCTTCTTACATAAAAAAGATGAATTTAAATGTTGAGTGTATTTACTTTGGAGGAGGTACTCCAACTTCAATTAATGATGAACAATTTGAAAAAGTTATGCATCAAATATATAATAGTTTTGTATGCAAAAATCAAATAAAAGAATTTACAGTAGAATGTGGAAGACCAGATAGTATAACTTTAAGTAAATTGGAAAGTATGAAAAAATATAAGGTAGATAGAATAAGCATAAATCCACAAACCATGAATGATGAAACTTTGAATCTCATTGGCAGAAGACACAGTTCTAAGGATGTAATAGATAAATTTAATATGGCAAGGAACTGCGGCTTTAACAATATAAACATGGATATAATAGTTGGACTTCCAGGCGAAAACTTAAACAGCATAAAGAAAACTTGTGAATGTATAGAAAAACTTGATCCAGATAATCTTACTGTACACGGTTTGTCTGTAAAAAGAGGTTCAAGACTTCATGAAAATATGGTTAACAACGTAAGTTTTGCTGTTCCAGATCAACATGAATTAAACCTTATGTATGAAGAAACAATTAATTTATCTAAAAAGATTAATATGAATCCTTACTACATGTACAGGCAAAAGAATATGGTTGGCAATATGGAGAATGTAGGTTATGCCAAATGCGGTAAAGAAGGTTTATACAATATTCAAATGATTGAGGAAAGACAAACTATCATAGCTTGTGGTGCAGATGCTGTATCAAAAGTAGTCTTCTTAGATGAAAATAGGATAGAGCGTCATTTTAATGTCAAGGATGTAAGGGAATACATAAAAAGAGTTGATGAGATGATAGATAAAAAAGTTAAATTGTTAAATACATTATATAAAGAGGAGGAAATTAAATATGAGTAA
- a CDS encoding MBL fold metallo-hydrolase — translation MNIKSMPVGVYSANCYIITDDKTKETVVIDPGGDGDVLSKYIVGNLKYILLTHGHADHTGGAFYMKEKFGAPIYMHEKDYKMIENGEFMYGDIIGKVDKYIDDGDEFKIGDTTIKCIYTPGHTPGGVSFLMDNVVFTGDTLFAGSIGRTDFGGGDYNSIIKSVKEKLIVLPDKTIVYPGHGPKSSIQSEKMNNPFL, via the coding sequence ATGAATATAAAATCAATGCCTGTTGGAGTTTACTCAGCCAATTGTTATATAATAACGGATGATAAGACTAAAGAAACTGTGGTTATAGATCCAGGTGGAGATGGTGATGTTTTATCGAAGTATATTGTTGGCAATTTAAAATATATTTTGCTTACGCATGGTCATGCAGATCATACAGGAGGAGCTTTTTACATGAAGGAAAAGTTTGGCGCACCAATATATATGCATGAAAAAGACTATAAGATGATTGAAAATGGAGAATTTATGTATGGAGATATAATTGGAAAAGTTGACAAGTATATAGATGATGGTGATGAATTTAAGATAGGAGATACAACTATAAAGTGTATATATACTCCAGGACATACACCCGGGGGAGTTTCATTCTTAATGGATAATGTTGTTTTCACAGGAGATACCTTGTTTGCAGGGTCCATTGGAAGGACTGACTTTGGCGGTGGAGATTACAATAGTATAATAAAAAGTGTTAAAGAAAAATTAATAGTACTTCCAGATAAAACTATTGTTTATCCCGGCCACGGTCCTAAAAGCAGTATACAAAGTGAAAAAATGAATAATCCATTTTTATAA
- the dtd gene encoding D-aminoacyl-tRNA deacylase, protein MRAVVQRVKHSKVEIGGKVAGEIENGFNVLLGISKEDTLNDITYLRDKIVNLRVFEDENGKLNKSIKDVQGELLIVSQFTLYGDCRHGRRPSFIEALGGEKAEKMYDEFVRQCKESIQKVETGKFGADMMVTIENDGPVTILIDSKKTF, encoded by the coding sequence ATGCGTGCAGTAGTACAGAGAGTTAAACATTCAAAAGTTGAAATAGGTGGAAAAGTTGCTGGAGAAATAGAGAATGGTTTCAATGTTTTATTAGGTATATCTAAGGAGGATACTCTTAATGATATTACTTACTTAAGAGATAAAATAGTAAATTTAAGGGTATTTGAAGATGAAAATGGTAAGTTAAACAAATCAATTAAGGATGTTCAAGGAGAACTTTTAATAGTTTCACAATTTACGCTTTATGGAGACTGCAGACATGGAAGAAGACCAAGTTTTATAGAAGCCCTAGGTGGAGAAAAAGCAGAAAAGATGTATGATGAATTTGTAAGACAATGTAAAGAGTCAATACAAAAAGTTGAAACTGGAAAGTTCGGAGCAGATATGATGGTTACTATAGAAAATGATGGACCAGTTACAATATTGATTGATAGTAAAAAAACATTTTAA
- a CDS encoding bifunctional (p)ppGpp synthetase/guanosine-3',5'-bis(diphosphate) 3'-pyrophosphohydrolase: MLDKLIEKIDKNCNNVDKKMVKKAYNLAYEAHKFQKRESGEPYIVHPVEVACILADMGMDTSTITAGLLHDVIEDTSYTYEDISREFSKEVANLVDGVTKLGKIQYKTKEEEQADNVRKMLLAMAKDIRVILIKLADRLHNMRTLKYMPVEKQKEKSKETFDIYAPLAHRLGMSKIKWELEDLAFRYINPNEYYFIVRKIAEKREEREKYIAEIIEQLRQNLDKSNIGADIDGRPKHFYSIYRKMVNKNKTIDQIFDLTAVRILVDSVKDCYAALGIVHTIYKPIPGRFKDYIAMPKPNMYQSLHSTVIGPQGKPFEIQIRTFEMHRTAEYGIAAHWKYKEGVTTAEDIDKKLTWLREILEWQTETSDAEEFMEGFKIDLFSDEVFVFTPKGKVINLPYDATPIDFAYKIHTDIGNRCVGAKVNGKMVPLDYNLKTGEIVEVLAATTPKGPSIDWLNIVKSNQAKSKIKAWFKKAKREENVSKGKELLEKAAKKQGYNFGEIAKEEVLNDILKRYNMKSIEDLYAAVGVGAVITSTVVFKLRDSYVKSKNYDMSNLEVIEEHLNKGTKHGRGKSKSPAVIVKGESNLLVRFAKCCNPVPGDSIIGYITKGRGVSIHRSNCKNVQFLIKKEENKVVDVRWGSPKGAEYIAEIMIKCEDRDRLLAECMEIISDSKTYLYSINTQPPRNSIVMISVKLKIINTDDLKDVMKKIKKMKGVIDVYRTKN, from the coding sequence ATGCTGGATAAATTAATTGAAAAAATAGATAAGAATTGTAATAATGTTGATAAGAAAATGGTTAAAAAAGCTTATAATTTGGCATATGAAGCACATAAATTTCAAAAAAGAGAATCAGGTGAACCATATATAGTACATCCTGTAGAAGTTGCGTGCATATTAGCAGACATGGGGATGGATACTAGTACTATAACAGCAGGTTTGCTGCATGATGTTATAGAAGATACTAGTTATACCTATGAGGATATATCTAGAGAATTTAGTAAAGAGGTTGCTAACTTAGTAGATGGAGTAACTAAGCTTGGCAAAATACAGTATAAGACAAAAGAAGAAGAGCAAGCAGACAATGTTAGAAAGATGCTTTTAGCTATGGCAAAGGATATAAGAGTTATTTTAATAAAGCTTGCAGATAGGCTTCACAATATGAGGACATTAAAATATATGCCTGTTGAAAAGCAGAAAGAAAAATCAAAAGAAACATTTGATATTTATGCTCCACTAGCACATAGATTGGGTATGTCCAAAATTAAATGGGAATTGGAAGATCTGGCTTTTAGATATATAAATCCAAATGAATACTACTTCATAGTTAGAAAAATAGCTGAAAAAAGAGAAGAACGTGAAAAGTATATAGCTGAAATAATAGAACAGCTTAGACAAAATTTAGATAAATCAAATATAGGTGCTGATATAGATGGAAGACCTAAACACTTTTACAGTATATACAGAAAAATGGTAAATAAAAATAAAACCATCGATCAAATTTTTGATTTAACAGCAGTTAGAATATTAGTAGATAGTGTTAAGGATTGTTATGCAGCACTTGGAATAGTTCATACCATATATAAGCCCATACCGGGCAGATTTAAAGACTATATTGCAATGCCTAAGCCCAATATGTATCAATCACTTCATTCAACTGTAATAGGGCCGCAGGGCAAACCATTTGAGATACAGATAAGGACATTTGAAATGCACAGAACTGCTGAATATGGTATAGCAGCTCATTGGAAGTATAAAGAGGGAGTAACCACAGCAGAAGATATAGATAAAAAGTTAACATGGCTTAGAGAAATACTGGAATGGCAAACAGAAACTTCTGATGCAGAAGAATTTATGGAAGGCTTTAAAATAGACTTGTTTTCAGATGAGGTTTTTGTGTTCACGCCTAAAGGGAAAGTAATAAATTTACCATATGATGCAACTCCTATAGACTTTGCTTATAAGATTCATACTGATATAGGAAATAGATGTGTTGGAGCGAAAGTAAATGGAAAGATGGTTCCTTTAGATTACAATTTAAAGACTGGTGAAATAGTTGAAGTCCTTGCAGCTACTACTCCTAAAGGGCCAAGTATAGATTGGCTTAATATAGTTAAAAGCAATCAAGCTAAAAGCAAAATTAAAGCTTGGTTTAAAAAAGCTAAAAGGGAAGAGAATGTAAGTAAGGGTAAAGAACTTTTAGAAAAAGCAGCAAAAAAGCAGGGATATAACTTTGGGGAAATTGCCAAAGAAGAAGTTTTGAATGATATTTTAAAGAGATATAATATGAAATCCATTGAAGATTTGTATGCAGCAGTTGGAGTTGGTGCAGTAATTACATCTACTGTAGTATTTAAACTGAGAGATAGTTATGTTAAAAGTAAAAATTATGACATGAGTAATCTAGAAGTTATAGAAGAACATTTAAACAAAGGTACAAAACACGGCAGAGGTAAATCTAAATCACCTGCTGTAATAGTAAAGGGAGAAAGTAATTTACTTGTTAGGTTTGCTAAATGCTGTAATCCAGTTCCAGGTGATTCAATAATAGGTTATATAACAAAGGGAAGAGGAGTTTCAATCCACAGAAGTAATTGCAAAAATGTGCAATTTTTGATTAAAAAAGAAGAAAACAAAGTAGTTGATGTAAGGTGGGGATCACCTAAAGGTGCTGAGTATATTGCAGAGATAATGATTAAGTGTGAAGATAGAGACAGATTATTGGCGGAGTGTATGGAAATAATAAGTGATAGCAAGACGTATTTATATTCTATAAATACTCAGCCGCCCAGGAATTCAATAGTTATGATAAGTGTAAAACTTAAGATAATTAATACAGATGATTTAAAAGACGTAATGAAAAAAATAAAGAAGATGAAGGGCGTTATAGATGTTTACAGAACTAAAAATTAA
- a CDS encoding adenine phosphoribosyltransferase, which produces MDIKEKIRVIEGFPHEGISFKDVTTLLKDKEAFKYTVDKMASYLKDKDIDIVIGPEARGFLFGAPIAYAIGAGFVPVRKKGKLPCETISASYKLEYGSDELEMHKDAIKKGQRVAIVDDLLATGGTISSAAKLVEQVGGNVVTIDFVIELTDLKGKEKLKKYDVKSLVQYNL; this is translated from the coding sequence ATGGATATAAAAGAAAAAATAAGGGTGATAGAAGGATTTCCACACGAAGGGATAAGCTTTAAAGATGTAACTACGTTATTAAAAGATAAAGAAGCATTTAAATATACAGTTGATAAAATGGCTAGTTATTTAAAAGATAAGGATATAGATATTGTAATTGGACCAGAAGCTAGGGGGTTTTTATTTGGTGCTCCTATAGCTTACGCTATTGGGGCAGGATTCGTTCCTGTGAGGAAAAAGGGAAAATTACCTTGTGAAACTATAAGTGCAAGTTATAAATTAGAATATGGCAGTGATGAGTTAGAAATGCACAAGGATGCCATAAAGAAAGGTCAAAGAGTCGCAATAGTAGACGATTTACTTGCAACAGGAGGTACAATAAGTTCAGCAGCTAAGCTTGTAGAACAAGTTGGAGGAAATGTTGTAACAATAGATTTTGTAATTGAATTAACTGATTTAAAAGGGAAAGAAAAGTTGAAAAAATATGATGTTAAGTCTTTAGTACAATATAATTTGTAG
- a CDS encoding DHH family phosphoesterase, whose protein sequence is MEIQKANMHSHKEEIVPDPFLMKGMEKALERIVKAVNEREKIVIYGCYDVDSITAISLLMLVSKYLNADVEYFVSNNIDDKFDINSYEVKNYIKLLGTKLIVTVGCGMNSISQVELCRRLGIDVIITDYHKCKDTLPDTVVVNPNQKGCNYPFKDLAAVGVAFKLSQAISMYYQMRYISKYLDLVTLGTVFHGVNLYGENRIMVEEGLSHFNCTNNYGLKALLKVYNINSIDLFNIYNLAQNIISSMKCKRTVDNARIAVELFTTSSMDRAEQIAKYLKNETLGSENMLYKSFLKY, encoded by the coding sequence ATGGAGATACAAAAAGCAAACATGCATAGTCATAAAGAAGAAATTGTACCTGATCCTTTTTTAATGAAAGGTATGGAAAAAGCTTTAGAGAGAATAGTTAAAGCTGTAAATGAAAGAGAAAAAATAGTTATATATGGCTGTTATGATGTTGATTCCATAACTGCTATTTCTTTGCTTATGCTTGTTTCAAAATATTTAAATGCAGATGTAGAATATTTTGTATCAAATAATATAGATGATAAATTTGATATTAATTCTTATGAAGTGAAAAATTACATAAAATTGTTGGGAACAAAATTGATTGTTACTGTAGGATGCGGAATGAATTCTATTTCACAAGTTGAGTTATGTAGAAGATTGGGAATAGATGTTATAATAACTGATTATCATAAATGTAAAGATACTTTGCCAGATACAGTCGTAGTAAATCCAAATCAAAAGGGATGTAATTATCCTTTTAAAGATTTAGCTGCAGTAGGGGTTGCATTTAAGTTATCACAAGCTATATCTATGTACTATCAGATGAGATACATAAGTAAGTATTTAGATTTAGTGACACTTGGTACAGTTTTTCATGGAGTAAATTTATACGGCGAAAATAGAATAATGGTTGAAGAAGGATTATCACATTTTAATTGTACTAATAATTATGGATTGAAGGCACTCTTAAAAGTCTATAATATAAATAGTATAGATCTTTTTAATATATATAATTTAGCTCAAAACATTATATCATCAATGAAATGTAAGAGAACTGTAGATAATGCAAGAATAGCTGTTGAACTATTTACAACATCTTCTATGGATAGAGCAGAGCAGATAGCTAAATATTTAAAAAATGAGACATTAGGCAGCGAAAATATGTTATATAAAAGTTTTTTAAAATATTGA
- the secF gene encoding protein translocase subunit SecF, producing MLKIIEKTKIWFTISSIIILVGIFTMAAKGLEYGLDFKGGTAVEINLGTNFNKPDVDKIVSKYTKDFQSNKVNGSSIEIKSANLTNDDVSSIVNDVKKEYKKSSLTNQENIGASIGKETKVKAIKAVIIAMIAMLLYIGIRFEFNFGMAAMLSLIHDVLIMLSVYAVFRIPVDSSFVAAILTVVGYSINDTVVVFDRIRENHKYMRGADPAKLANASLTQTMARSINTVITVLITLTSVFIFVPSIRNFSKPLLVGIVSGCYSSIFIATPFWVIFKKHFGKKSSRSAKLKPAK from the coding sequence ATGCTTAAAATAATAGAAAAGACAAAAATTTGGTTTACAATATCCTCTATTATAATTCTCGTGGGCATTTTCACCATGGCTGCCAAAGGTTTAGAATATGGATTGGATTTTAAAGGTGGTACTGCAGTAGAAATAAATTTAGGAACTAATTTCAATAAACCTGATGTTGATAAAATAGTGAGTAAATATACAAAAGATTTTCAATCAAATAAGGTAAATGGAAGTTCAATAGAGATAAAAAGTGCAAATTTAACTAATGATGATGTGAGCAGCATAGTAAATGATGTAAAAAAAGAATATAAGAAAAGTTCCCTTACAAATCAAGAAAATATAGGAGCATCAATTGGTAAGGAGACTAAAGTAAAGGCAATTAAAGCTGTAATAATAGCAATGATAGCAATGCTGTTATACATAGGAATAAGATTTGAATTTAATTTTGGTATGGCCGCTATGTTATCACTTATACATGATGTATTAATAATGCTTTCAGTATATGCTGTTTTTAGAATACCTGTTGATTCTAGTTTTGTAGCGGCAATTTTAACTGTTGTAGGTTATTCCATAAATGATACAGTTGTTGTGTTTGATAGAATAAGAGAAAATCATAAGTATATGAGGGGTGCTGATCCAGCTAAACTTGCAAATGCAAGCTTAACTCAAACTATGGCAAGATCTATAAATACAGTAATAACGGTTTTAATAACTTTAACATCTGTTTTTATATTTGTTCCATCCATAAGAAACTTTTCAAAACCTTTATTAGTTGGAATTGTTTCAGGATGTTATTCCTCAATATTTATAGCAACTCCTTTTTGGGTAATATTTAAAAAACACTTTGGTAAAAAGTCTTCTAGGAGTGCAAAACTCAAACCAGCAAAATAA